A genomic window from Pontibacillus halophilus JSM 076056 = DSM 19796 includes:
- a CDS encoding BMP family ABC transporter substrate-binding protein, with protein sequence MVNRLVVFTILLAFVLSGCSSVYGQGQVHKVGMLVENTIHDQVWGQKGYKGLLDIKEELGVDVYFKERVRTDEEVRKAVQEFADKGVNLIFGHSATFGPYFEQLQEAYPDVRFVYFNGNQQGEQMTSLTFEGHAMGFFGGMVAGEMTESNQIGVIAAYEWQPEVEGFYEGVKHQNPEAEVNIQYVHSWEDQERALMLHDRMTKDGTDVFYPAGDGFNVPVIERIKHEGQYAIGYVSDQANLGKSTVLTSTIQHVDRLYLLAAKRYDEGELPTGILTFDFEDEVISLGTFSPVVPKAFTKEITNSIERYRDTGALPNE encoded by the coding sequence CTCGTCGTGTTCACAATCCTCCTTGCCTTCGTCTTAAGTGGCTGTTCCAGCGTATATGGACAAGGTCAGGTGCACAAAGTTGGAATGCTCGTTGAGAATACGATTCATGATCAGGTGTGGGGACAAAAAGGGTATAAAGGCCTGTTAGATATAAAGGAAGAGCTCGGGGTTGATGTGTATTTCAAAGAACGGGTTCGAACCGATGAGGAAGTTAGGAAAGCGGTTCAGGAGTTTGCTGACAAAGGTGTGAATCTCATATTCGGACATAGTGCAACGTTTGGACCTTATTTCGAACAGTTGCAGGAGGCGTATCCGGATGTTCGGTTCGTATACTTTAATGGGAACCAACAAGGTGAGCAGATGACTAGTTTAACCTTCGAAGGTCATGCTATGGGTTTCTTCGGTGGGATGGTGGCTGGCGAAATGACAGAGTCCAATCAAATTGGCGTCATTGCAGCTTATGAATGGCAACCTGAAGTAGAAGGCTTCTATGAAGGGGTCAAGCATCAGAATCCTGAGGCGGAAGTAAACATTCAATACGTACACAGTTGGGAAGATCAGGAGCGGGCTCTCATGCTCCATGATCGAATGACTAAAGACGGAACTGACGTGTTCTATCCTGCTGGAGATGGGTTTAACGTCCCTGTCATAGAACGGATTAAACATGAGGGACAATATGCGATTGGCTATGTATCGGACCAAGCGAATCTAGGCAAGTCTACCGTTCTTACAAGTACCATACAGCATGTTGACCGTCTCTATTTACTCGCTGCTAAGCGGTATGATGAAGGTGAATTGCCAACTGGCATCTTGACGTTTGACTTTGAAGATGAAGTGATTTCATTAGGCACCTTTAGTCCAGTAGTTCCGAAGGCATTTACGAAAGAAATTACCAACTCAATTGAAAGGTATCGCGACACTGGTGCGCTGCCTAATGAATAA